The following are from one region of the Primulina eburnea isolate SZY01 chromosome 17, ASM2296580v1, whole genome shotgun sequence genome:
- the LOC140818319 gene encoding uncharacterized protein, producing MASKLRQVQAKVLQASQFVAKHGSAYHKQLLEQNKQYIVDPPTVEKCNELAKQLFYTRLASIPGRTESFWKELDYVKNMWKNKQELKVEDAGIAALFGLECFAWFCAGEIIGRGFTFTGYYP from the exons ATGGCATCCAAGTTGCGGCAAGTGCAAGCCAAGGTTTTACAAGCCTCACAATTTGTCGCCAAGCATGGATCTGCCTACCACAAGCAATTGTTGGAGCAAAATAAACAATACATTGTAGATCCGCCAACTGTGGAGAAATGCAATGAGTTGGCAAAACAGTTATTCTACACCCGTCTTGCGAG CATTCCAGGTCGTACTGAGTCATTCTGGAAGGAACTGGATTATGTGAAGAATATGTGGAAGAACAAGCAGGAGCTGAAGGTAGAGGATGCAGGCATTGCGGCTTTGTTTGGGCTCGAGTGCTTTGCATGGTTCTGTGCCGGTGAGATCATCGGAAGGGGATTCACTTTTACCGGTTACTATCCCTGA